One window from the genome of Kluyveromyces marxianus DMKU3-1042 DNA, complete genome, chromosome 3 encodes:
- the SDO1 gene encoding guanine nucleotide exchange factor SDO1, which translates to MAVINQPSGQIKLTNVSMVRLKKAKKRFEVACYQNKVQDYRNGVEKDLDEVLQINQVFLNVSKGQVASKEDLQKAFQTTDVDAVIKEIISKGEIQLSEKERQLQLNKINNEMLTIISAKCINPNSKKRYPPTMIHKALLELKFNVVVNKPAKLQALEAIKLLVSKQIIPIVRSKMKIKVDVSLETQGSTELIEQLNNIIKSADVNKSETSYSIVGLIDPVAYRELVNMCNGKATLQVLDMAVIEDTK; encoded by the coding sequence ATGGCAGTAATCAATCAGCCTTCGGGCCAGATCAAGTTGACAAACGTTTCTATGGTGAGGCTCAAGAAAGCCAAAAAACGGTTCGAAGTTGCTTGCTACCAGAACAAGGTTCAAGACTACAGAAATGGAGTTGAGAAGGATTTAGATGAGGTGCTTCAAATCAACCAGGTGTTTTTGAATGTATCTAAGGGTCAGGTGGCTTCAAAGGAGGACCTTCAAAAGGCTTTCCAAACTACCGATGTTGATGCCGTGATTAAGGAAATCATTTCAAAGGGTGAAATTCAACTATCAGAGAAGGAAAGACAGCTACAGCTcaacaaaatcaacaatGAGATGTTGACTATTATCAGTGCTAAATGTATCAATCCAAATTCCAAGAAGAGATATCCACCTACAATGATCCATAAGGCTCTCCTCGAGTTGAAGTTTAATGTTGTGGTTAACAAACCTGCAAAATTACAGGCTTTGGAGGCTATCAAGCTATTAGTATCCAAGCAAATTATCCCAATCGTCAGATCCAAAATGAAGATCAAGGTCGATGTCAGTTTGGAAACTCAGGGATCCACGGAACTAATTGAGCAGTTGAACAATATAATAAAGTCTGCTGACGTAAACAAATCCGAAACATCGTACTCCATCGTGGGCCTCATTGATCCAGTCGCATACAGAGAACTAGTAAACATGTGCAACGGAAAAGCAACCTTACAGGTATTGGACATGGCAGTGATCGAGGATACTAAATGA
- the IRC25 gene encoding Irc25p, producing the protein MKFVEHVKELDSEVFSDFPGELGIFASHYENKVVVQIRYNGEMDSTYELKSKGLGNQEQELALDFGNEGGDFADDYAPVRDPLSHYDVITKLGDSNDMKIPIICTQIAQLYDRVIIPRLGGQQGLPSDYVITLSTKLWRKSEVKSFEKLIFLLAAIKEAYE; encoded by the coding sequence ATGAAGTTTGTTGAACATGTTAAAGAACTGGACAGCGAAGTCTTCAGTGACTTTCCAGGAGAGCTGGGGATATTTGCTAGTCATTATGAGAATAAAGTAGTTGTGCAGATCCGTTACAATGGCGAGATGGATTCTACTTATGAATTGAAATCGAAGGGGCTTGGGAACCAGGAGCAGGAGTTGGCATTGGACTTTGGAAACGAAGGGGGAGACTTCGCTGATGATTATGCTCCTGTGCGCGACCCTCTTTCTCATTACGACGTCATAACGAAATTAGGCGATTCGAACGACATGAAGATCCCGATTATCTGCACACAAATAGCCCAGTTATATGATAGAGTGATTATCCCCAGACTCGGTGGACAGCAGGGACTTCCATCTGATTATGTCATTACATTAAGCACAAAATTGTGGAGAAAATCCGAGGTTAAATCGTTCGAGAAGTTGATATTTCTGCTTGCAGCCATAAAAGAGGCTTATGAATGA